In the genome of Chryseobacterium phocaeense, the window GCAAATACAGGAATCATGGCTACAGCACCCCCGAATAAAACTGCAAACATATCAAGGCATAAAGCCCCGAGAATTTCTTTGGTCTTAAAAATGTAGGAAATTCCCTCACGCATGCTTTCCACCACTTTTACACTTTCTTTTTTATATTCGGAATGCTGCTGGTTCAGCTGCCAGAAGAATAGTGAGGCTATAAATATTAATGAAATAATGACTACCAATGTCCATTTTACCCCGAAATATCCAATCAGCAGACCACCCGCAGCATGCCCGCACACAGAGGAGATAAGGAACGTAGCCTGATTCAGCGTGATAGCATTCGGAAGATTTTCCTTTTTGACTATTTTTGGAATCATTGAAGGAACAATAGGTCCGATAAATGCCCGGGCAATCCCGGTGAAAAATATAACTCCATAGATAAAATAAGTGATTTCATGTCCGTTAAAATGCATTTCCACATTAAAGAAAGCCGGGATCAGCAGGAGGCCGATCAGAAAAATGTAAGCATAGTTACAGATCAGAAGGAGCTTCTTTTTTTCATTCATATCAATCACGTGACCGGCATACAGGGCACAGCTTACCGCAGGAATTACCTCTGAAAGTCCGATAAGGCCAATGGAAAAAGGATCTTTTGTTAACTGATATACCCACCATCCCAATAAAGTAGCAAGCATTCTGAAGGCTAAGACAATAAAAAATCTTCCCGTAAGAAGATTCCTGAATTCAACATTTTGCAATGTTTTTAACGGCGTAAAAGAAATCATGCACAAAAATAGCCCTAAAAATTCATTTAGGGCCGTTTGTATACTTTTTTTTTAAATGATAAATCAAATAGGGTCTGAAAGATAATATCTATTTTAGTCAGCTCTCAGGGAACCGATCACAATAGCTGCCACCCCAGCCGCTCCAATCACGGTAGCACCGGCAGTTACTCTGGCTTTGGATCTGTCTTTTACCGCTGCCACATTAGCTTTTGGAATGATTACCTCTGTACTGTCCTTCTTTCCTGCAGTCCCGATAAGGTTTTCCCCATCTGTATTTCGGAACAACATTTTCTGTTTTGGAGAACCATCTTTCATGGTAACAACATATATTTTCCCAGCTTGAAGATTAGAATAATTGTTTTTGGAGATATCCTCGCTGTACTTTGTGGTAGCGCAGGATGAAATCACAAATAAAGAGGTGAGTAAAGATGATTTTAAAAGTACAGATGCTCTCATTATTATTTTTTATTTTTCCAAATTTATAATTTTTTTCGAATATATGTTTTTTGAATTGAAAAAATATCTTTAAAGTTTATAAATTTCTAATAGATCTGCAATTTTTCTGTCATTCGCAAGTCTTGGCGTTTTATTCTGTCCGCCCAGTTTGCCCTGAGATTTGGCATATTCATGAAAGGCATTTTTTTTCAGTCTGCTGATATGCAGCTGCTGAAGAATATTTCCCGTAATCAGGTCATCATAGTATGTATTCCTCTCCCGGAGCTGATGATCCAGTTCATTTCTGAATACCTCAAGATCTTCCGGCTCCTTTTCAAATTCTATCAGCCACTCATGATAAGGAAGTCCTTCCGTAGGATTCACCTGCGGGGCAAGATGAAATTCCGTAACCTGCGCCGGGTGCTTTTCCAGTGCAGCCTTCATGGCTTCTTCCACTTCAAATCCAATCACGTGTTCCCCAAATGCTGAGGTGAAATGCTTCGTCCTTCCGCTCACCAGAATCCTGTAAGGGTCTTTGTTGATGAACCTTACCACATCGCCTATGGAATAGGCCCATAAACCGGAGTTTGTGGTAAGAATCAGTGCATAGTCTTTATGAAGTTCCACGTCTTTTAGAGTTAATCTTCGAGCTCCGGGCTTTCCATATTCTTCCAATGGGATAAATTCATAGAAAATTCCATGGTTGGTTAAAAGAAGAAGTCCTTCCTTCGTATAATCATCCTGAAAAGCAAAGAATCCCTCAGATGCCGGAAAGGTCTGGATGATATCCACTTTTCCGCCAAGCAGGTCTTCCATTTTATCACGATAAGGTTCATAGTTAACCCCACCGGTAACAAGCAGCTGAAGATTGGGGAAAAGCTGTTTGATCTTTTTACCATGCTTTTCAGTAAGTTTTTCAAAGTACATCACCAGCCATGGCGGAATTCCCGAAATCAGTGTCATGTTTTCATGTTCCGTTTCCTCAATGATTTTATCTACTTTGGCTTCCCAGTCTTCCATAATATTGGTGTTCCAGCTTGGCAGACGGTTTTTCTGAAGATAAGACGGGATGTGATGGGCTACAATTCCGGAAAGGCGCCCCGTTTTAATCCCGAAAACTTCTTCCATTTCGGGGCTTCCCTGGAGAAAGATCATTTTCCCGTTCACAAAATCAGCATTGTTCTTCTGCGCAATATAATGGAACAGGGCGCTCTGCGCACCCGCAATCTGAAACGGCATTCCCTCTTTGGAAATGGGAATATATTTTGATCCTGAAGTAGTGCCTGAGGTTTTTGCAAAATACTCCGGGGTTTCTGTCCATAGAATATTGGCTTGCCCTTTTTTTACCCTTTCTATATAAGGTTTAAGATCTTCATAATCGGCTACAGGAATTTTTTCCTGAAATTCCTTCACAGACCGGATGCTTTCAAAATCATGTTCCCTTCCGAAAAGGGTTTTCTGAGCCGTTTTTACCAAAGACAGTAAAAGGGCTTCCTGATTTTTTTCTGAATTTTTTTTGAATTCCCCGGTTTTCTGCACATGCTTTTTTGCCCAGACCAACGCCGCATTTTTCTTGAAGAAATTTAACATGCCTCAAATTTATAAATAAGTAGAGAATATAAAATCATTTTGAAAGGATATGATATTAAAAAAACCAGTGAATAGTTTCACCGGTTCTTCGAAATTTGATTATGAAAATAACAACTATATGTTAAAGTTTACTTGTTTTCCTTGTACCTCTTGTCTGGAGTGCCGTCTTTTTTCAGTTTTTTGTTTTCTTTATATCTTTTATCAGGCGTTCCGTCTTTCTTCATTTTGGCTGCGGGTTTGGCTGTTTTGACTTCAGGAGCTTTTACAGCTGTTTTCGTAGTTTGATGAGGGGCTGCAGCAGTTGCCGGAGCAGTCTGCTGGGCGGTGGCAAATCCTAGTCCTAGTGCCAGGGACATTGCTGTTAATAATTTTTTCATGAGGTGTACTGTTTGTTTTTGTTATGTAAAGGTATACAAAAAACGGGCTGAAAATCTTCTGTTAACAACCTTAACTAAAGTTTATTACTGCTTAAAAAAAACTTAAAGCTACAGACCAGGAAATAAAAAACCCACACTCATTAAGAGGGCGGGCTTGAAATATAGGTAAGAATAATTGATTTAACGTGTACAGTTGGCGGTCCAGGTTTTACCGTCTTTATTGTAAAGGATTTTCAGTTCATTGTTGTCAATTCTGATATAAGAAGTGGCTGTACCTCCTACCATCACAAGAACATTGTCTCCCTGTTGCTGGAATTCTACCCCGTTAAGATCCGGAATACCGTTGGAGAAGGCAAAGTTGTATTTCGTACCGCTGGCGATTTTGGTTACAAAAACACTTCCGTTATCTGTACTGTTATTGGTAGATCCGTCATTGTAAGAAACACTTCCTTTATACGTTCCTGCGAAGAAATCATTGTTTACAGGATCGTCATCCTTGCTGCACGAAGCAAATGATAATGCGGTGACAAATACCAGCATTAAAACTCCTAAAATTCTGATTGCTTTTTTCATAATATTATTTCTTTAAAAAGTTTGATAAGATGGAATTGCCAAACACTATGCCACCTGGCGGAATTGTGATTTATTTTAACTTTTAATTAGAAAAATTGGTAAAAAATTAAGATTTGGGTAGGTATTGGGTAGTTTATTTATGTTTTTGATAATTTCAGAATTCTGTACAAAGAAAAATATATCCGTATCTTTGCTATAGACAAACGGTTTCGGAATATTCCCGAAATCGCTTTTGTCGTTTAGACCCTTATTATTTATGCAGCTAAAACCCATTCACGAAAAATTTCTTCCCGATCTGCTACAGAAAGAATTTGGTAAAGAGATTTTCACTCAGTTAGAAAACCATCAGCATATCTCTGTAAAAGGAAGCGCAGGTTCATCGGTTTCTATTTTTGTTGCCGAGCTTTTTCTGACCCAAAAGAAAACCGTTCTATATCTTGTAGATGATAAAGAAGATGCCCTGTATGCCAATACGGAAATGGAAGATCTGCTGGGAAAAGATAAGGTGCTGTATTTCCCGGCCACTCATCTTGATCCTTATCAGGTCGAGAAAACCCAAAATGCCAATCTCGTGCTCCGTACTGAGGTTTTAAATAAAATCAATTCTGAAAAGTCACCTAAGGTTATCGTAGCCTACGCCGGGGCTTTATCAGAAAAGGTATTAAAAAAAGAAGATTTTAAGGCCATTTCGCATCATATAAAAGTTGGAGACCAGCTGGATTTTGATTTTGTAGATGAGTTACTGAACCATTATAACTTTCAGCAGACGGATTTCGTCTCTGAACCCGGGGAATTTTCGGTTCGGGGAGGAATTGTTGACGTATTTTCGTATTCTTACGAAAAACCATACCGGCTTACCTTTTTTGGAAATGAGGTAGAGGGGATCAAAACTTTTGATATCGAAACACAGCTGTCCCTGGATAAAGTGAAAGATTTTCAGTTGGTTTCCAATATGAATTTTTCAGTTACCGGAAGCAGGGTTTCCCTGTTGCAGCTCTTGCCGGAGCAGAGCTTTGTGGTTTCAAGGAACGGAGCTGTCGGAATGCAGAAAATGAATAGTTTCTATGAACGGGCACTCGTGAAATATGAGACTTTAAGTAAGGATATTGCCCACAGGACTCCTCAGGAGCTCTTTATTTCAGACCAGGACTTTTTATTTGATTTTAAAAAATTCCGGACTATAGATTTTGCAGGAATCTCTATGGAAGGGCTTAAAGGGATGAAAGAAGTAAAAGTGGAGCAGCTTCCGCAGCCATCTTTCCATAAAAATTTTGAGCTCCTGATAGAAGATCTTGAAGAAAAGCAGAATAACGGTTTTGATACCTGGATCTCATTTTCTACGGAAAAACAGAAAGAAAGGCTGGAATCTATTTTTGAAGAGCTTGAACATCAGCTTCCATTTAAAAGTTTTAAATCTGAACTGCATGAAGGATTTGTAGATAATGGGCACAAGCTTCTGGTGTACACGGATCATCAGATTTTTGACCGGTATCAGAGATATAAAGCTAAAAATACCTTTGCAAAATCCGAACAGCTTACCCTGAAAGATCTCATGTCCCTGAAAATAGGGGATTATATTGCCCATATTGATCATGGAATCGGGAAGTTCATGGGACTTGTAAAAGTGAATAATGACGGAAAGGTCCAGGAATGTTTTAAACTGACTTATAAAAACGGAGATTTATTATATGTAAGCATCCACTCACTTCATAAAATTTCAAAATATAACGGTCCGGACGGAAAAGAGGTCGTATTAAGCAAGTTGGGCTCGCCGGCGTGGAAATCATTAAAGCAGAAAACCAAAGCCAAAGTAAAACAGATTGCTTTCGATCTGATAAGGCTGTATGCGGAAAGAAAAACGGCAAAAGGCTTTTCCTACACTCCGGATTCCTATCTGCAGAATGAGCTGGAAGCCAGTTTTATTTATGAAGATACACCGGATCAGGAAAAGGCAACCATTGATGTAAAAAGGGATATGGAAGCAGATACGGTAATGGACAGACTGGTGTGCGGAGACGTAGGATTCGGGAAAACCGAAGTCGCGATACGGGCTGCATTCAAAGCGGCAACTGATGGAAAACAGGTTGCAGTATTGGTTCCTACCACTATTCTGGCGTTCCAGCATTACAGGAGTTTCAAAGAAAGACTCAAAGATTTTCCGGTCAATGTTTCTTATGTGAACAGGTTCAGGACAGCCAAACAGAAAGCAGAGGCTCTGGACGGATTGAAAAACGGGAAAGTAGATATTATCATAGGCACCCATCAGCTGGTTAGCAGCTCCGTGAAATTCAAAGATCTGGGACTGCTGATTATAGATGAAGAACATAAATTCGGGGTTTCCGTAAAAGATAAACTGAAAACCCTTAAGAATAATGTGGATACGCTCACTCTGACAGCTACGCCAATTCCGAGGACGCTTCAGTTCTCCCTGATGGCTGCAAGGAATCTTTCTGTGATCAAGACACCACCGCCAAACAGGCAGCCTGTGGATACGCAGCTGATCGGTTTTAATGAAGAGGTGCTCAGGGATGCGGTTTCCTATGAGCTTCAAAGGGATGGACAGGTTTATTTCATCAATAACAGAATTGAAAACCTTAAAGATATTGCAGGACTGATCCAGAGGCTGGTTCCTGATGCAAGAGTGATCACGGGCCACGGGCAGATGGAAGGTAAGCAGCTGGAAAAAAATGTCCTTGATTTTATGGAGGGAAAATATGACGTTCTTGTTTCTACAACCATTGTTGAAAGTGGAGTGGATGTGCCTAATGCCAACACCATATTTATCAATGATGCACAGAGATTCGGGATGGCGGACCTTCACCAGATGAGAGGAAGGGTAGGGCGAAGTAACCGGAAGGCATTCTGTTACCTGATCACGCCTCCTTACGATATGATCACTTCCGATGCCAGGAAACGTTTGGAAGCCATAGAGCAGTTCTCTGATCTTGGAAGCGGTTTCCAGATTGCGATGAAAGATCTCGAAATCCGGGGTGCGGGGGATCTTCTGGGTGCAGAGCAAAGCGGTTTCATCAACGAGATGGGCTTTGAAACGTATCAGAAACTGATGCAGGAAGCACTGGAGGAATTGAAAGATGACGCAGATTTCGAAAACTTATTTGATAATGAGGAAGACAGACAGAAGCTTTTCAAATCTGTGAAGGATGTGAATATTGATACGGATCTTGAACTCATGCTTCCGGATTTCTATATATCAAATACAGAGGAAAGACTTCTTTTATATCAGAAGATCGCAGAAATCGATAATGAAAAAGATCTCCATAAGTTTGAACTTGAACTGATCGACCGTTTTGGCGCATTGCCGAAAGAAGCTGTGAATTTATTAAAAAGTGTTGCCCTGAAATGGTTGGCTGCGGATATTGGATTCGAAAAGATTGTGATGAAAAACGGAATCTTCCTAGGCTACTTTCCGGCGAATCCTCAGGATAAATTCTATCAGACAGACCGCTTCAGGCATATCA includes:
- a CDS encoding MFS transporter produces the protein MISFTPLKTLQNVEFRNLLTGRFFIVLAFRMLATLLGWWVYQLTKDPFSIGLIGLSEVIPAVSCALYAGHVIDMNEKKKLLLICNYAYIFLIGLLLIPAFFNVEMHFNGHEITYFIYGVIFFTGIARAFIGPIVPSMIPKIVKKENLPNAITLNQATFLISSVCGHAAGGLLIGYFGVKWTLVVIISLIFIASLFFWQLNQQHSEYKKESVKVVESMREGISYIFKTKEILGALCLDMFAVLFGGAVAMIPVFATDILDVGAEGFGLLNAASDIGSMCIITLLAIVPLRKNQGKILLAVVAGFGLCIIGFGLSKFYWLSFIFLVMSGMLDGISVVIRGTIVQLKTPDHIRGRVLSVNSIFIMSSNEMGQFESGLMAKLLGVVRSVVFGGSMTVLVALLVASTNPKLRKMNY
- a CDS encoding GH3 auxin-responsive promoter family protein is translated as MLNFFKKNAALVWAKKHVQKTGEFKKNSEKNQEALLLSLVKTAQKTLFGREHDFESIRSVKEFQEKIPVADYEDLKPYIERVKKGQANILWTETPEYFAKTSGTTSGSKYIPISKEGMPFQIAGAQSALFHYIAQKNNADFVNGKMIFLQGSPEMEEVFGIKTGRLSGIVAHHIPSYLQKNRLPSWNTNIMEDWEAKVDKIIEETEHENMTLISGIPPWLVMYFEKLTEKHGKKIKQLFPNLQLLVTGGVNYEPYRDKMEDLLGGKVDIIQTFPASEGFFAFQDDYTKEGLLLLTNHGIFYEFIPLEEYGKPGARRLTLKDVELHKDYALILTTNSGLWAYSIGDVVRFINKDPYRILVSGRTKHFTSAFGEHVIGFEVEEAMKAALEKHPAQVTEFHLAPQVNPTEGLPYHEWLIEFEKEPEDLEVFRNELDHQLRERNTYYDDLITGNILQQLHISRLKKNAFHEYAKSQGKLGGQNKTPRLANDRKIADLLEIYKL
- the mfd gene encoding transcription-repair coupling factor; the protein is MQLKPIHEKFLPDLLQKEFGKEIFTQLENHQHISVKGSAGSSVSIFVAELFLTQKKTVLYLVDDKEDALYANTEMEDLLGKDKVLYFPATHLDPYQVEKTQNANLVLRTEVLNKINSEKSPKVIVAYAGALSEKVLKKEDFKAISHHIKVGDQLDFDFVDELLNHYNFQQTDFVSEPGEFSVRGGIVDVFSYSYEKPYRLTFFGNEVEGIKTFDIETQLSLDKVKDFQLVSNMNFSVTGSRVSLLQLLPEQSFVVSRNGAVGMQKMNSFYERALVKYETLSKDIAHRTPQELFISDQDFLFDFKKFRTIDFAGISMEGLKGMKEVKVEQLPQPSFHKNFELLIEDLEEKQNNGFDTWISFSTEKQKERLESIFEELEHQLPFKSFKSELHEGFVDNGHKLLVYTDHQIFDRYQRYKAKNTFAKSEQLTLKDLMSLKIGDYIAHIDHGIGKFMGLVKVNNDGKVQECFKLTYKNGDLLYVSIHSLHKISKYNGPDGKEVVLSKLGSPAWKSLKQKTKAKVKQIAFDLIRLYAERKTAKGFSYTPDSYLQNELEASFIYEDTPDQEKATIDVKRDMEADTVMDRLVCGDVGFGKTEVAIRAAFKAATDGKQVAVLVPTTILAFQHYRSFKERLKDFPVNVSYVNRFRTAKQKAEALDGLKNGKVDIIIGTHQLVSSSVKFKDLGLLIIDEEHKFGVSVKDKLKTLKNNVDTLTLTATPIPRTLQFSLMAARNLSVIKTPPPNRQPVDTQLIGFNEEVLRDAVSYELQRDGQVYFINNRIENLKDIAGLIQRLVPDARVITGHGQMEGKQLEKNVLDFMEGKYDVLVSTTIVESGVDVPNANTIFINDAQRFGMADLHQMRGRVGRSNRKAFCYLITPPYDMITSDARKRLEAIEQFSDLGSGFQIAMKDLEIRGAGDLLGAEQSGFINEMGFETYQKLMQEALEELKDDADFENLFDNEEDRQKLFKSVKDVNIDTDLELMLPDFYISNTEERLLLYQKIAEIDNEKDLHKFELELIDRFGALPKEAVNLLKSVALKWLAADIGFEKIVMKNGIFLGYFPANPQDKFYQTDRFRHIISYLTQNPAEAQLKEKIGKEGNLLMMRKEKVKNVDEVNVLLKTIIGHQ